In the genome of Thermodesulfobacteriota bacterium, the window ATGAGGCAGGGGCCAGGGCCTATGCCGTTTCCCTGGGTATTAAACTGGGTGAAAAAGACGGCCTCGGCAAGACGCTCGTAAAGCTCTTTGATCATCTGGTGGAGCCGAAGCTAATCCAACCAACCTTTATCTATGCCTATCCTTTGGAGGTCTCTCCGCTTTCCCGAAAGAATGAGGCGGATAACGAGGTGGTAGATCGTTTTGAACTGTTTATCGCCGGCCGGGAGATGGCCAATGCCTTTTCCGAGTTGAATGACCCGGTTGATCAACGGGAGCGGTTGGTTAAACAGATAATGAACAGGGATACGGTAGATGAGGACGAGGAAATCGTCCCTATTCTGGATGAGGATTTTCTCCGGGCCCTGGAGTACGGCATGCCCCCTGCGGCCGGGGAGGGGATCGGGATAGACCGGCTGGTTATGCTTTTTACGGATTCACCTTCTATCCGGGACGTAATTCTATTTCCGCATCTGCGTCCTGAGCGTTAAATTCATAGGTTATGGCCTGCGACCAAGTATGAACTTTGAATGGTTTATCGGCCTTCGTTATCTGAAGGCAAAGAGAAAGCAAACCTTTATCTCGGTGATTACCTTTATTTCCGTGGCCGGGGTCATGGTCGGGGTAATGGCCCTGATAGTCGTTCTGGCGGTTATGACCGGATTTGAAGAGGATCTGAAGGGTAAAATACTGGGCCTTAATGCCCATGTCCTGGTGCTTAAATATGGTGATTCCATTGGGGATGTAAAAGGGCTGCAGGAAAAGGCAGAAAAGACAAAAGGGGTAGTGGCTACTACTCCTTTTATTTATTCTCAGGCCATGCTGAGCTCGCAGCTCGGGGCCTCAGGCGTGGTCTTAAGAGGAATTGATCTTAAGTCATCCAAAAAGGTCATCAATCTGCATCGATACATGGTCGAAGGTTCATTGGAAAATCTGGAGATTCCTTCCGGGCAGAAAGCGCCGGGGGGAAACACAGAAGGGACTCCGGGTATTATAATCGGCAGGGAACTGGCCAAAAATCTGGGTGTGATAAGGGGCGACCGGGTACAACTTATGTCCCCGACCGGCATGATTACGCCTGTGGGGGTCATACCCAGGATGGAGGCCTTCAGGGTAGTCGGTATATTTGATTGTGGCATGTTTGAATATGATTCTTCGATGGCCTTCATATCCCTGAGAGCGGCCCAATCTTTATTGGGTTTAGGCGGCAGAATAACCGGCCTGGAGGTAAAGGTAGCAGATATCTATAAGGCCGACCAGGTGGCTGCCGCTATCAACAACACGCTTGGTTATCCTTACTGGACCAGAGACTGGATGAAGATGAATAAGAACCTTTTTTCGGCCTTAAAACTGGAAAAGATAGCCATGTTCATAATCCTGGCCCTGATTGTCCTGGTGGCGGCCTTCAACATTGTCAGTACGCTGATAATGGTGGTTATGGAGAAAAACAAGGATATAGCCATCTTAAAGTCTATGGGCGCTACGCGGAAGAGCATCATGAAAATCTTTGTCATGGAAGGGGTAATTGTCGGCTTTACCGGGACCATACTTGGGATTATAGGTGGTTTTGGCCTCACGAGCCTGCTTAAAAAATATAAGTTCATTAAATTGCCCAGCGATGTTTATTACATATCCACCCTGCCGGTAAAGGTGGAGGCGCTGGATGTGGCCTTAATTTCATTTGCGGCTATAGTTATCAGTTTTTTGGCTACCCTTTATCCTGCCTGGCAGGCTTCAAGGCTGGAACCGGCGACTGCCTTGAGATATGAATAGCAAGGGCTTGCTCACCGGCTTCTCCATGGGCCAGGGAACCGGACCGGTCATAGAGGCCCGTAACATCCACAAATCATTTGCCACAGACGGGCAAAGGATAGAAGTGCTGAAAGACATCGACCTGACTGTAAAGGTTGGAGAGTCTTTGGCCATAGTCGGCGCTTCCGGGGTAGGCAAGTCCACACTGTTACACCTTCTTGGCACCCTGGAACTACCGGATAGCGGCAGTATTCTTTATAATGGACTGGATGTATCGAAGTTAACTGACGAGGATCTGGCCGCCTTTCGAAACAGATATATAGGCTTTGTTTTTCAGTTCCACCACCTTTTGCCTGAATTTACCGCTATTGAAAATGTGATGATCCCGGCCCTTATCGCCCGCCAGGAGAAAAAGAGCGCCTGCGCCCTGGCCGAAGACGTTCTTTGTGAGGTCGGGTTAAAAGACCGCCTGAGGCACAGGGTTGGAGAACTTTCCGGAGGTGAGCAGCAGAGGGTGGCCCTGGCCCGGGCCATTGTCCTGTCCCCCCGGCTCCTTCTGGCAGATGAACCCACAGGGAATCTGGATGCAAAAACAGGCCAGAAGGTACACGATCTTATCTTGAGCCTGGGGGAAAAGAATAATATGGCCACAATCGTGGTAACCCATAATCTGCGGCTGGCCCAGTGCATGGGACGCTGCCTGACTATAGTTGACGGACGCCTGGAACAATCTGATCCCGGGAGATTTTCTTGATATGAAGATATTTTTAAGGTCATTGATCCTGTTTTTCATGATGAGCTCTATTTTTCAACCGGCCATAGCCGCAGAAAAAAAGACTATAGCGGCTGCGCCTTTTATCGTGCACAGTAAAGAAGACATCAGTTCCCTGGTCGTTTCGATGGAAAAGAACCTGATGTCTGCTCTGGCATCAGCGGGCTTTGAAGTGATTGAACCGGCCCGGGTAGTCGGGGAGATCGACAGAAGCAGGCTTTTTGATGCCAAATATATGCGGGATGCGGCAGGGAAGCTGGGGGCGGATTGCATCGTATGGGGCAGCATTACTAAAATCGGCCAGCGTCTGAGCCTGGATGTCTGGCTGCTTGAGGTCGCCGGCACTAAAGGTCCTATGCCACTTTATGCCGAAACCACCGGGGCCGAACAATTGGATAAGGCGCTGCATAAGATAGTGGGCAACATCCAGTTCGCCGTCTTAAAAAAAGAACGTATAGGAGAGGTCTTTTTTTCCGGTAATCGAAGGATTGAATCTGAGGCCATCCGTACCCATATCAAGTCCAAACCGGGCGATATTTTTAACAAGGACAGGTTGAGCGAAGATATGCGCTCCATTTTTGCGATGGGTTATTTTACAGAGATAAATATCGATGTTAAAGACTCTCCGGAAGGGAAAATTGTAACCTTTATGGTTACAGAAAAGCCGGTTATAAAAGACATCAAGGTAGAAGGGAATATCGGTGTCGAAACGGAGAAAGTAAAAGAAGTAATCAGCGTCCGGACAAACTCAATTTTAAAGCTCAAGGATATCCAGGAGTCCGAGGAAAAGATCAGATCTCTCTATCGGGAGAAAGGTTATTACGGAACACTTCTGGATCACAAGTTATCAGACCTGCCTAATAATGAGGCTATACTGACCTTTTCCATTAAAGAAGGCGAAAAGGTGCATATAAAGGAGATCCGGTTCGTTGGAAACAAGGTCTTTGGCAGCAAGCAATTAAAAGATATGCTGGAAACTACGGAAAGGGGGTTTTTATCCTGGCTCACATCCTCCGGCATTTTAAACCGGGATGTTTTGGAGCGTGATTTATCCAAGATAACTTCATTTTACTATAACAACGGGTATATCGAGGCCAAGATCGGAGAGCCTGAGATCGAACACAAGGAGAAATTCATATTTATCACTATCCCTATAGAGGAAGGGTCTCAATTTACAGTGGGGTCGGTGGATATTGAGGGTAAGCTCATAAAGCCAAAAGAGGAGTTGCTGTCGATATTGAAGATTCGCCAGGAAAAGACCTACAGTCGTGATGTCTTAAGGAAGGATATCCTGGTCTTAACAGATGTCTATGCGGACGCCGGTTATGCCTATGCCGAGGTCGCACCCGAGATCGCCAAGGATGATATGGGGAAAAAGGTAAATATAACTTTTTTTATTCAGCCCGGGGGAAAAGTCCATTTCGATCGTATAGAGATATCCGGGAATACCAAGACGCGGGATAAGGTTATAAGACGTGAACTCAGGATAGCGGAAGGAGATCAATTTAACGCCGAAGGCCTGCGTAAGAGCAATCAGAGGTTGCAGAGGCTTGGCTTCTTCGAGGATGTGAATATAGCCCCGGTCAAAGGCACTGACGAAACTAAAATGGACCTCAACGTCGAGATTAAAGAAAAGCCTACCGGGGCCTTCAGTATAGGCGGCGGTTACAGCTCTGTGGAGCACTTTATTGGTATGGCCGAGATATCACAGCGAAACCTTTTTGGCCGCGGGCAGGAGTTGAGTCTGCGGGCTCAAACCAGCAGCCGTTCCACCCGTTATAACCTTAGTTTTACCGAGCCTTATTTTCTTGATACCAAACTGGCCACCGGCGTCGACCTTTTCAACTGGGAAACGGAGTACGATGATTATACCAAGAAGAGTACCGGCGGAGGATTAAGGCTGGGCTATCCCTTAACCGACAATCTGAGGGTATTTGGCGGTTATAGATTCGAAGATGCCACCATGTCGGACGTTAGTTCCACAGCCTCATGGGTGATAGTTGAGTCCATGGACATCCATGTAACCAGCTCCTTAAATGCCGCTATAGAGAGGGATACACGCAACAGTTACGTCGATCCCACTGCCGGGTCGATAAACAGCTTTTCCATCGAGTATGCGGGCGGATTCCTGGGGGGTGACAGTGCTTATACTAAGTACACGGCCAAATCAGGCTGGTACTATCCGCTTTTCTGGGATACAGTGGGGCACATTAACGGGGCTATAGGTTATGTGAAGGAGAATCCGGACGGTAAGCTGCCTGTATATGAAAAGTTTTATCTGGGCGGTCTAAATTCAGTGCGCGGTTTTAAGTTCGGTGACATCAGTCCTATCGACCCGGCCACCGGTGAGCGCATAGGCGGCGAGAAGATGCTGCTCTTCAACGTTGAGTATATATTTCCCCTGATAAAGAAGGCCGGGCTAAAGGGTGTGGTCTTTTTTGATGCCGGTAACGCCTTTCGGGAAGAGGACAGTTACAACCTGACCGACCTCCGAACCAGCGTTGGTTTCGGTTTTCGCTGGTTTTCACCCATTGGGCCGCTGCGCCTGGAGTGGGGTTATAACATAGACCCTGAGCCGGGTGAAAAATCGAGTAGCTGGGATTTTACAATTGGAGGAGCCTTTTAAATAAGCCCTCAGCGATCAGCATTCAGTTATCAGCTATGATGGGTGCACCTGTGGGATCTGAAGCTGAGGGCTGACGGCTGATCGCTGAAAGCCCTTACGTAATGAAAACACTAAAAGAAATAGCCGAATATTGCCATGGGTCACTGGTAGGAGACGGCGATCTCATCATCACCGGTATAGCCAGCCTTGATGAGGCCACAGACGGCCAGATCAGTTTTGTCGCCCAGAGAAAATACCTGACAAAGATGGAAACCTCCCGGGCATCGGCTCTCATTGTGCCTATGGAGGTGACCGGGGCCCGTGTACCCATTATAAGGACAGAGAACCCTTATCTGGCCTATGCCCGGGCAGCCGCCCTTTTCAGCGCCAGGCCATTTGAGGCAAGGGGTATAAGTAAAGAGGCCTGGATGGGCAAAGACTGCCGGATTAATCCCAACGTCAGCATATATCCCTTTATCTATATTGGAGACAATGTGCGGGTTGATTCGGGAGTTACCATTTATCCCGGCGTGTATATCGGAAACGAGGTTTCTATCGGCGAGAGGAGTACTGTCTATCCGAATGTAACCATAATGGATAGGTGTATTATCGGCGCGCGGGTCATAATACACAGTGGTGTGGTAATCGGCAGCGATGGTTTTGGTTATGCCAGGGACGGGGCTAAACATGTTAAGATCCCGCAACTTGGCATTGTGCAGATTGATGACGAAGTAGAGATTGGCGCCAATACCGCTATCGACCGGTCTGCCCTGGGAAAGACGTGGATTAAGCGTGGCACAAAGATTGATAATCTGGTCCAGGTGGCTCACAATGTGATAGTCGGAGAAGACACGCTTCTCATTTCTCAAGTGGGTATTTCCGGCAGCGTGGAGATCGGCAACAACGTCATTCTGGCCGGCCAGGTAGGAGTGGCCGGACACATTAAAATCGGCGACCGGGTTATGGTCGGGGCAAAATCGGGCGTGCCGGGTTCCCTGCCGGAAGATTCGACAGTCTCCGGCATCCCGGCCATTTCGCACCAGGAGTGGTTAAAAGCCAGCGCTGTCTATCGACGTTTACCCGATCTTCTTAAAGAAGTCCGTAATCTTAAGAAGAGAATCGCCAACCTGGAAAAGAACGCAGGGGGACATGAGAAATGAACATGGAAACAAACAAGATAAATATCAGAGAAATATTGAAGATATTACCGCATCGGTACCCATTTTTATTGGTAGATAAGATCCTGGAGTGCAAATCGGGAGAATCGATAAAAGGCCTTAAGAATGTCACTATTAACGAACCATTTTTTCAGGGCCACTTTCCGGGTCAGCCGATCATGCCAGGGGTGCTGATTTTAGAGGCTATGGCCCAGGTAGGGGGGATACTGGCCTATCTTTCCAACGAGGAGGAAATGAAAAACAGGCTGTTTTATTTTATCGGCCTGGATAAGGTTCGTTTCCGGAAGACGGTAGTCCCCGGAGATCAGATTGTCTTTGATTTAACCATGCTGAAACGAAAAATGAAGGTGTACATGATGGCCGGCCGGGCCACGGTCGACGGCAAGCTGGTGGCTGAAGCCGAGCTGATGGCTGCTATGTCGGATGAAAATTAGCAATCAGCGTTCAGCCATCAGCTCTCAGTAAAATATCAAGGCACACGATATCTTAAGCTGAACGCTGATAGCTGAGTGCTGATAGCTATAGAAAAGGAGATCACATGAAGATTCACCCTACAGCTATTGTCGATACAAACGCTGTTTTGGCAGAGGGTGTCGAGATCGGTCCTTATGTCATAATTGGCAATGATGTAAAGATCGGGGCCCGGACTACAGTTGGTCCCCATACTACCATAGAGGGCTGCACCACTATCGGTGAAGACTGCAAGATAGCGCAATTTGCGACTATCGGTGCGGCTCCCCAGGATATGAAATATAAAGGGAACCCTACCGCGGTTGAGATTGGCAACGGCAATATTATACGGGAGTATGTCACCATTCACAGGGGGACAGAAAACGGTGGAAGAGTCACCCGGATCGGCGACTATAACTTTTTGATGGCCTATACACATATAGCTCATGACTGTAAGATCGGAAGCCATGTTATTTTCGCTAACTGCGCCACCTTGGGAGGGCACGTGGAAATCCAGGATCATGCCATCCTGGGCGGCCTGGTAGCTGTCCACCAATTTTCCCGTATCGGAGGTTATGCCTTTGTGGGTGGTTTATCCGGTATCATTAAAGACATCCCGCCTTACGTTATAGCTTCAGGGGAGAGGGCCAAGCTCTTTGGTATAAATATTATCGGCTTAAAGAGGCATAATTTTTCGCCCGAGGTCATAGATGCCCTGAGGGCGGCTTATAAATTAATAGTCCGTTCGCCGCTCACTCTTAAAGAGGCCGTTGAAACCGCAGAAAAAGAGGTTTTGCAGGTGCCAGAGGTTCAATACTTTATCGATTTTATTAAGAACTCCAAGAGGGGCATTCCAAGAAAATGACCAGGAAAATCGGGATCATCTCGGGCAGCGGCAGGTTCCCGCTCATTTTTTCCGAGGCGGCGCGCCGGGAAGGTTTTGAGGTCATAGCTATTGCGCACAAAGGAGAGACCAGGCCGGAACTGGCTGAGACTGTAGATAAGATTTTCTGGCTAAAGTTGGGCCAGTTGGGGAAGATAATCGATATCTTCAAGCAAGAAGGGGTGCGCGATGTGGTCATGGCCGGGGGTATAGATAAAAAGAATATCTATAGAAAGGTTTGGCCGGATCTGAAGGCCATTTCTGTATGGTCGAGGTTAAAGAACCGGCTGGATGACGGCATCTTGCGGGCATTGGCCGGTGTCCTGGAGGAAGAGGGCATAACAGTCCGCGAATCAACCCTGTTTCTCCGGTCTCTTCTGTCGCCGAAGGGTGTTTTGACCCGGCGTAAGCCCACGGAAGAGGAGATGAACGACGTAGAATTCGGATGGAAAGTGGCCAAGGAGATCGGTGGACTTGATATCGGGCAATGCATTGTGGTTAAAGACCTGGTCGTTCTGGCAGTGGAAGCCATCGAAGGGACGGATGAAACTATCCGGCGGGGCGGGCAACTGGCTAATAAAGGGGCGGTCGTGGTAAAAGTTCTTAAACCGAAACAGGATCTTCGTTTTGATTTACCGGCGGTTGGTCTTCAGACCATCCGCACTATGCAGGAGGTACGGGCCTCCTGTCTGGCCGTCGAATCGGACAAGGTATTGATTTTTGAAAAAGAGGAGATGCTGCGGGAGGCCGACCGCAGTAAAATTGCCGTTATTGCCCTGTAAACTTATTGTAAATTATTCACCGCAGAGACGCAAAGAACGCTAAGGAAAGATACAGTTTTTCTCTGTGCCCTTTGCGGTGAAATTCATTTTCGGAGAGGTTATGCAGAAAGTTAAAGTCGGGGTTGTAGGTGTAGGCTATTTAGGCCAGTACCATGCCGAAAAATATGCATCTATGGCAGAGGCCGATCTGATTGGGGTAGTGGATATCGACAAAAAACGGGCCCATGAAATTGCAGAAAAATATGGAGCTAAACCCTATACTAACTATAAGGATCTCATCGGAAAGGTTGAAGCGGTAAGTGTGGTCGTCCCCACCACTCTACACTACCCGGTCGCCGGCCATTTTCTCAGACAGGGGATAGACGTTTTACTTGAAAAGCCCATGACCTGTACCCTATCCGAAGCAAGCCGGTTGATTAAACTGGCGAAGGCAAAAAATCTTATCTTGCAGGTCGGCCATCTGGAACGCTTTAACCCGGCGGTAGTGGCCTTAAGGGACCACCTTGAGAATCCGCTTTTTATCGAGTCTCACCGGCTTTCAACTTTTAAGGGCCGGGGAATCGATGTGGACGTAGTCCTGGACCTCATGATACATGATATTGATATTATCTTGAATATTGTCAAATCAAAGCTTAAGAATATCCATGCGGTCGGAGTGCCGGTTATCACGCCTAATACAGATATAGCCAATGTGCGTCTGGAATTTGAAAATGGCTGTACGGCCAATGTCACGGTAAGCCGCATCTCTAATAAAAATATGCGGAAGATCAGAATATTCCAGCCCAACGCCTACCTGTCCGTCGATTATGCACGAAGGGAAATCGTAGTTATTAAGAAAACTACCCAAAACGGTATGTATGGTTTCCCGGGCATTGAGGAACAGGTCGCTTCTTTTCCTGAGAGTGACTCTCTGGCAGAAGAACTCAGGGCCTTTGTCTCTTCTGTCCGAACCAGGAAGCCGCCGGTTGTTTCAGGCGAGGATGGCCAAAGGGCCCTCCATGTGGCCTTAAAGATTATGAAACAAATAAATCGGACTATAGGGAACCTTGGTCGCTCACTAAATATGTCCTTGCCGGAACATGCCTGCCGGGTCAGCTAAAAACATTCTCATAGTAGCCGGGGAGGCCTCCGGTGATATGCACGGGGCCAGTCTGGTCCGGGCCGTGCATGATATTAATCCCGAAATAGATTTTTGGGGGCTGGGCGGGGAAAAGATGCGCGAGGCCGGGGTTAAAACACTCCTTGATTCTACCCGGTTGGCCGTAGTAGGCATCTCCGAAGTATTCACACATCTATGGCAGATTGTTCAGGCCCAGCGTATTTTACGAAAGGCCATGCGTGATAAGCGGCCGAATCTGGTTATACTGATTGACTATCCGGATTTTAACCTCCTCTTAGCGGCCAAAGCCAGGGGCCTGGGAATTCCGGTTATGTACTATATAAGCCCGCAGGTATGGGCCTGGCGCAGCGGGCGGGTCGGAAAGATAAAACGGCTTGTAAATAGAATGGTGGTTATCCTCCCTTTTGAGGTAGAGTTTTACAGTAGGTATCAGATGGAGGTGGATTTTGTCGGGCATCCACTTCTGGATATAGTTAAGCCGGCCCTGGATGACGAATATTTTTACAAACATTTTGAGATTGACCGCAGCCGGCCTGTTGTTGGCCTCTTTCCCGGCAGTCGGTGGCAAGAAGTAAAGAGCCTCATGCCTTCTATTATGGACGCAGCCGGGAGATTAAAAAAACAGATTCCGGGCATCCAGTTTGTCCTGCCCCTGGCTCCAACTATCGATAGAAGATGCGTTGAGGCCTTTATTCATCCAACAGGGCTTAACGTTAAGGTTATTGAAGCTGGGACCTATGATACTATGAAGGCGGCTCGTGCCGTTATCGCCGCTTCGGGTACGGTAACCCTGGAGGCGGCTATTATAGGTGTGCCTATGATAATCGTCTATAAGGTTTCGAGATTAAGTTATCTTGTGGGAAAAATAATGGTAAGGGTATCCCATATTGGCCTGGTCAACCTGGTGGCCGGTCGAAGGATCGTCCCTGAACTGGTCCAGGAAGAGGCTAACGGCCAGAGGATAGCGGAAGGGGTTTATAAAATTATAGTGGATGATAAGTATTACCAGACTGTGAAAAATGAACTTGAAGGAGTAAAAAACAGGCTGGGCGGACCGGGTGCATCTGCTCGTGTGGCGGAAATTGTATGTCAATTTATAAACGTCTATTTAACTTAATCGTTCCTTACTGGAAGAGAATGGCCGTAGCCATGATCTGCATGGTGGGAGTGGCCCTTCTTACCTCGGCCACGGCCTATGTAGTAAAGCCCATGCTGGATGAAGTCTTCTTTAAGAAAGACATGACCATGATCCATTTGATTCCGCTGGCCATAGTTTTTCTTTTCTTGAGCAAAGGTATTTTTTACTATGGTTATTTTTACCTTATAAACTCCGTGGGACAAAAGATTGTGGCAGATCTCAGGGAAGCGGTATACAGGCACTTAAATTGCCTATCCCTATCCTATTTCCATCGTACGCCAACCGGCGTCCTTATCTCACGAGTTCTAAACGACGTAGGCATGATTCAGGGTGCGGTTTCAAATGTCGTTGTTAGCACGTTAAAAGATGCTTTTACTGTAATCGGATTGACTTTTGTTATCTTTTATCAGGACTGGAGATTGGCGCTTATAGCCATGACGATATTTCCTGCCGCAGTAATTCCTATCGTTAAATTCGGCAGAAAACTACGTAACATCAGCACCAAAAGCCAGCAGATTGTTGGAGATGTAACTGTATTACTGCATGAGGGTATTACCGGCAGTCGTATCGTAAAGGCTTTTACTATGGAAGAGTATGAAATCAAGAGATTCAGAAAGCAGATTAAAAGACTTTACGACATCATTATGAGCGACGTTAAGGTAAAGGCTGTCGCCCATCCCCTTATGGAATTATTGGGTGGTATTGGAATTGCCTTTATAGTGTGGTACGGAGGCTTACAGGTCATAAAAGGCACCTCAACGCCGGGTACATTTTTTTCCTTTCTAACAGCCCTGATAATGCTGTATGAACCGGTGAAAAACCTCAGCGGCGCCAACAGTGCGATACAGCAAGGGGTAGCCGGCGCTATCCGGGTCTTTGACCTTTTAGATACTCCCCCTGAGATAAGAGACAAAGAGGGTGTTGTAGCGCTACCGCCTATCCGGCAGCATATTGAGTTTAAAAATGTATCCTTTAAATATGACGAGGCAGTTGTACTCAGGGATATAAATCTTAATGTGAGGGCCGGTGAAATCCTGGCCATTGTCGGGATTAGCGGCGGAGGCAAGACCACGCTGGTCAACCTTATTCCCCGCTTCTATGACGTAACCGATGGCGCAATTTATATTGACGGCACAGACATCAGAGACGTTACCATCTCTTCCCTCCGTTCCCAAATAGGCATAGTGACCCAGCAGACAATCCTCTTCAATGACACGGTACGTAACAACATAGCCTATGGCGACGTCAGGAAGTCGGAAGAAGAGATAATAGCGGCCGCTCGTGCCGCCTATGCCTACGATTTTATTGAGAGGTTACCTCAGAGATGGGATACCGCAATCGGTGAACAGGGAGTCAGGCTCTCAGGTGGCGAAAGGCAGCGGATTTCCATCGCCAGGGCGCTTCTTAAAAATGCGCCTATTTTAATTCTGGATGAAGCCACATCTTCTTTGGACACTGAGTCTGAACTTGAGGTGCAGAAGGCCCTGGATAATTTGATGCAGGGAAGGACCACCCTGGTAATTGCACATCGGCTCTCCACTATTCGAAATGCCGACCGGATTATCGTCATCAAGGATGGCGCCATCGTAGAAGAAGGAAAACATGATGAGCTTTTGGCCTTGGGCGGCGAATATCGTAAATTGCACGATATGCAGTTCCGGGATGAATCAGATCTCACCGCAGAGAGCACAAAGGATACAGAGAGCTAATAGCTGATAGCTGATAGCTGATAGCTGATAGCTGATAGCTGATAGCTTGTGACATGTTTATACTGTATAACATCTTACAATTAACGTTCCTTACTATATGTCTGCCAATTATCCTGCTTAAAATAGCTTTTACGCCAAAGTACAGACAGAGGATTTTAAACCGGCTGGGGCTACGCCCCCCTTCCATGAATGCGGTAAATGACTCCGGCCCCAGGATATGGATCCACGCCCTGTCCGTGGGTGAGGTGATGTCTTCAACAGCCATGGTCAGGGGGATGCGGCGGCGATTTCCGGATTGGGTGATAATTTACTCTACCTCCACAGCCACAGGCGCGGGTATCGCGCGGCAAAAACTCGGTGACATGGTCGATTACCTGATTACTTATCCCCTCGACCTGTTCTGGTCGGTGCGGCAGGTAGTTAAAGGCATCAGGCCTGACCTTTTTGTCCTGATTGAGACCGACCTGTGGCCCAATATGCTGAGCGCCCTTTCACGCCGTGGGACACCGATTATTTTGCTTAATGGCCGTATATCCGGGTCTTCTTTTATTCGCTATAAAAGGTTCAGCCTGTTTTTTGGCCCTATTTTTTCTTTAATAGACAAAATTGCCATGCAGTCACGCGCCGACGAAGAAAGGATGATAGAGCTTGGAATAAGTCCCCGGAAGATATACAGGGTCGGTAACCTGAAATTTGATCAGGAAGGCGTTCAGGTCGGAGAAAAGGAGACCGGGGAGTTAAGACGTAATCTGCACATACCTCCTGGAAGTAAAGTCGTTATCGCTGGCAGTACCCACGCAGGAGAAGAGGAGATAATCCTTTCGGCCTATGGTAAGTTAATTTTTACTTATCCTGATCTCTTTCTCTTAATGGCTCCACGAGACCCGGGACGGGCGGACGAGGTGAAGAGGCTGGCCCAATCTGCTGGCCTTGAGGCCTATAAAAGGACTGAACTCCCGGGGTTGCCGGAAAGTAACACGGTTCAGGTAGTTGTTCTTGATACCCTTGGGGAACTTTCGAAATTATATGCCCTGGCCACGGTAGCCTTTATCGGCGGCAGTCTGGTGCCGAAACGGGGACATAACGTCCTGGAGGTCGCTGCCCATGCCAAGCCGGTCGTATTCGGGCCTCACACAGAGGATTTTAAAGAGGCGGCAGCGGCCCTGATAAAAAGGGGTGGTGGCTACATGGTGAATAGTGAAAACGAACTTGTAACTATTTTAGAACTTATCCTGTCTAACGATGTTTTGGCCCAAAAGGCAGGGGAGAGGGCCTTTCAGGTGATTGAGGAAAATAGAGGCGCAGTGGAGAAGGCCGTTGACCTTATTTCCAAGACCATAACTCGCAACCCGCACCTCGCAACTCGTAACT includes:
- a CDS encoding ABC transporter ATP-binding protein, whose product is MGQGTGPVIEARNIHKSFATDGQRIEVLKDIDLTVKVGESLAIVGASGVGKSTLLHLLGTLELPDSGSILYNGLDVSKLTDEDLAAFRNRYIGFVFQFHHLLPEFTAIENVMIPALIARQEKKSACALAEDVLCEVGLKDRLRHRVGELSGGEQQRVALARAIVLSPRLLLADEPTGNLDAKTGQKVHDLILSLGEKNNMATIVVTHNLRLAQCMGRCLTIVDGRLEQSDPGRFS
- the bamA gene encoding outer membrane protein assembly factor BamA — protein: MKIFLRSLILFFMMSSIFQPAIAAEKKTIAAAPFIVHSKEDISSLVVSMEKNLMSALASAGFEVIEPARVVGEIDRSRLFDAKYMRDAAGKLGADCIVWGSITKIGQRLSLDVWLLEVAGTKGPMPLYAETTGAEQLDKALHKIVGNIQFAVLKKERIGEVFFSGNRRIESEAIRTHIKSKPGDIFNKDRLSEDMRSIFAMGYFTEINIDVKDSPEGKIVTFMVTEKPVIKDIKVEGNIGVETEKVKEVISVRTNSILKLKDIQESEEKIRSLYREKGYYGTLLDHKLSDLPNNEAILTFSIKEGEKVHIKEIRFVGNKVFGSKQLKDMLETTERGFLSWLTSSGILNRDVLERDLSKITSFYYNNGYIEAKIGEPEIEHKEKFIFITIPIEEGSQFTVGSVDIEGKLIKPKEELLSILKIRQEKTYSRDVLRKDILVLTDVYADAGYAYAEVAPEIAKDDMGKKVNITFFIQPGGKVHFDRIEISGNTKTRDKVIRRELRIAEGDQFNAEGLRKSNQRLQRLGFFEDVNIAPVKGTDETKMDLNVEIKEKPTGAFSIGGGYSSVEHFIGMAEISQRNLFGRGQELSLRAQTSSRSTRYNLSFTEPYFLDTKLATGVDLFNWETEYDDYTKKSTGGGLRLGYPLTDNLRVFGGYRFEDATMSDVSSTASWVIVESMDIHVTSSLNAAIERDTRNSYVDPTAGSINSFSIEYAGGFLGGDSAYTKYTAKSGWYYPLFWDTVGHINGAIGYVKENPDGKLPVYEKFYLGGLNSVRGFKFGDISPIDPATGERIGGEKMLLFNVEYIFPLIKKAGLKGVVFFDAGNAFREEDSYNLTDLRTSVGFGFRWFSPIGPLRLEWGYNIDPEPGEKSSSWDFTIGGAF
- the fabZ gene encoding 3-hydroxyacyl-ACP dehydratase FabZ; this encodes METNKINIREILKILPHRYPFLLVDKILECKSGESIKGLKNVTINEPFFQGHFPGQPIMPGVLILEAMAQVGGILAYLSNEEEMKNRLFYFIGLDKVRFRKTVVPGDQIVFDLTMLKRKMKVYMMAGRATVDGKLVAEAELMAAMSDEN
- the lpxD gene encoding UDP-3-O-(3-hydroxymyristoyl)glucosamine N-acyltransferase, with product MKTLKEIAEYCHGSLVGDGDLIITGIASLDEATDGQISFVAQRKYLTKMETSRASALIVPMEVTGARVPIIRTENPYLAYARAAALFSARPFEARGISKEAWMGKDCRINPNVSIYPFIYIGDNVRVDSGVTIYPGVYIGNEVSIGERSTVYPNVTIMDRCIIGARVIIHSGVVIGSDGFGYARDGAKHVKIPQLGIVQIDDEVEIGANTAIDRSALGKTWIKRGTKIDNLVQVAHNVIVGEDTLLISQVGISGSVEIGNNVILAGQVGVAGHIKIGDRVMVGAKSGVPGSLPEDSTVSGIPAISHQEWLKASAVYRRLPDLLKEVRNLKKRIANLEKNAGGHEK
- a CDS encoding lipoprotein-releasing ABC transporter permease subunit: MNFEWFIGLRYLKAKRKQTFISVITFISVAGVMVGVMALIVVLAVMTGFEEDLKGKILGLNAHVLVLKYGDSIGDVKGLQEKAEKTKGVVATTPFIYSQAMLSSQLGASGVVLRGIDLKSSKKVINLHRYMVEGSLENLEIPSGQKAPGGNTEGTPGIIIGRELAKNLGVIRGDRVQLMSPTGMITPVGVIPRMEAFRVVGIFDCGMFEYDSSMAFISLRAAQSLLGLGGRITGLEVKVADIYKADQVAAAINNTLGYPYWTRDWMKMNKNLFSALKLEKIAMFIILALIVLVAAFNIVSTLIMVVMEKNKDIAILKSMGATRKSIMKIFVMEGVIVGFTGTILGIIGGFGLTSLLKKYKFIKLPSDVYYISTLPVKVEALDVALISFAAIVISFLATLYPAWQASRLEPATALRYE